In Nicotiana tabacum cultivar K326 chromosome 19, ASM71507v2, whole genome shotgun sequence, one DNA window encodes the following:
- the LOC107798817 gene encoding uncharacterized protein LOC107798817, whose product MSIDGGRFYWDRSERNSDEKVSGIVIIFGWVSIQEAELKNCVDLYASLGWTSLVCLADFTTLFITEKATSLAYSLLRELVKELRCRPRPVVVAAISGGSKACMYKFFQIVKGRCEAHGNLEESQLAVNCISGQIYDSGPVDFTADFGTQFAVPPTFLKIPGSTKLLSLVGKGFTSGLDALFLTRFGSQRSEYWRTLYSSVSFGAPFLILCSENDEIAPYQSVFKFAHCLQDMGADVKMIKWKSSCHLGLYQSDPIRYGAAVDQLLAHAVSVFTCRIKKLGERNGLDDMHDEISHLICDLQNAAADSNGSFRRVAGGPNDHFFLPSSSEHQNSSDSGSSPEERKDLPICPNPSLSAHTLVGQILFDACVPKNIEGWDVKFSTSSKGQPTSSARKHSPLNAGRFFRRSRL is encoded by the exons ATGTCAATCGACGGTGGAAGATTTTACTGGGATCGAAGTGAGAGGAATTCGGATGAAAAGGTCAGCGGAATTGTGATAATCTTCGGTTGGGTTTCAATTCAGGAAGCTGAATTGAAGAATTGTGTCGATCTTTATGCTTCCCTTGGTTGGACCTCCCTTGTCTGCCTTGCCGATTTCACCACGCT ATTCATAACTGAGAAGGCTACATCACTGGCATATTCTCTTCTAAGAGAGCTCGTAAAG GAACTAAGATGTCGGCCTCGTCCAGTAGTTGTTGCAGCTATTTCTGGTGGTTCTAAGGCCTGCATGTATAAGTTTTTTCAG ATTGTTAAAGGGAGATGTGAAGCTCACGGTAATCTG GAGGAAAGCCAACTGGCTGTTAACTGCATCTCAGGTCAAATTTATGATTCTGGTCCTGTTGATTTTACTGCGGACTTTGGAACACAATTTGCTGTGCCTCCCACATTTCTGAAGATCCCTGGCTCCACAAAGCTGCTTTCTTTGGTTGGGAAAGGGTTTACTTCTGGACTAGATGCCTTGTTCCTTACTAGGTTTGGATCCCAGCGTTCTGAGTATTGGCGAACTCTTTACTCCTCAGTT AGTTTTGGGGCTCCCTTTCTCATTTTGTGCTCCGAAAATGATGAGATTGCTCCATATCAATCTGTATTTAAATTTGCTCACTGCTTGCAAGACATGGGGGCGGATGTCAAAATGATAAAGTGGAAGAGTTCCTGTCACTTAG GTCTCTACCAGAGTGATCCAATCCGCTACGGGGCGGCTGTAGATCAACTGCTTGCTCATGCAGTTTCAGTTTTCACTTGCAGAATTAAGAAACTAGGAGAGAGAAATGGCTTGGATGATATGCATGATGAGATATCTCACTTGATATGTGACCTCCAAAATGCAGCAGCTGACTCAAACGGAAGTTTTAGAAGAGTTGCAGGGGGGCCAAACGATCACTTTTTCTTGCCAAGTTCATCTGAGCATCAAAATAGTAGTGATTCTGGCTCTTCCCCGGAGGAAAGAAAAGATCTGCCTATTTGTCCAAATCCCAGTTTAAGTGCACACACTTTGGTTGGCCAAATCCTTTTTGATGCTTGTGTTCCTAAGAACATTGAAGGTTGGGATGTTAAGTTTTCTACTTCCTCGAAAGGCCAACCAACTTCCTCAGCACGTAAGCATTCACCATTAAATGCCGGGAGATTCTTCCGCCGTTCACGGTTATGA
- the LOC107798816 gene encoding ferredoxin--nitrite reductase, chloroplastic — MASFSIKFLAPSLPNPARFSKNAVKLHATPPSVAAPPAGAPEVAAERLEPRVEEKDGYWILKEQFRKGINPQEKVKIEKEPMKLFMENGIEELAKIPIEEIDQSKLTKDDIDVRLKWLGLFHRRKNQYGRFMMRLKLPNGVTTSAQTRYLASVIRKYGKEGCADITTRQNWQIRGVVLPDVPEILKGLAEVGLTSLQSGMDNVRNPVGNPLAGIDPEEIVDTRPYTNLLSQFITGNSRGNPAVSNLPRKWNPCVVGSHDLYEHPHINDLAYMPATKDGRFGFNLLVGGFFSAKRCDEAIPLDAWVPADDVVPVCKAILEAFRDLGFRGNRQKCRMMWLIDELGVEGFRAEVEKRMPQQELERASPEDLVQKQWERRDYLGVHPQKQEGYSFIGLHIPVGRVQADDMDELARLADEYGSGEIRLTVEQNIIIPNIENSKIEALLKEPVLSTFSPDPPILMKGLVACTGNQFCGQAIIETKARSLMITEEVQRQVSLTRPVRMHWTGCPNTCAQVQVADIGFMGCLTRDKNGKTVEGADVFLGGRIGSDSHLGEVYKKAVPCDDLVPLVVDLLVNYFGAVPREREETED, encoded by the exons ATGGCGTCTTTTTCTATTAAATTTCTGGCACCTTCATTGCCAAATCCAGCTAGATTTTCCAAGAATGCTGTCAAGCTCCACGCAACTCCGCCGTCTGTGGCAGCGCCGCCAGCTGGTGCTCCAGAGGTTGCTGCTGAGAGGCTAGAACCCAGAGTTGAGGAAAAAGATGGTTATTGGATACTCAAGGAGCAGTTTAGAAAAGGCATAAATCCTCAAGAAAAGGTCAAGATTGAGAAGGAACCTATGAAGTTGTTCATGGAAAATGGTATTGAAGAGCTTGCTAAGATACCCATTGAAGAGATAGATCAGTCCAAGCTTACTAAGGATGATATTGATGTTAGGCTTAAGTGGCTTGGCCTCTTCCATAGGAGAAAGAACCAAT ATGGGCGGTTCATGATGAGATTGAAGCTTCCAAATGGAGTAACAACGAGTGCACAGACTCGATACTTGGCGAGTGTGATAAGGAAATACGGGAAAGAAGGATGTGCTGATATTACAACGAGGCAAAATTGGCAGATTCGTGGAGTTGTACTGCCTGATGTGCCCGAGATACTAAAGGGACTAGCAGAAGTTGGGTTGACCAGTTTGCAGAGTGGCATGGACAATGTCAGGAATCCAGTAGGAAATCCTCTTGCTGGAATTGATCCAGAAGAAATAGTAGACACAAGGCCTTACACTAATTTGCTCTCCCAATTTATCACTGGCAATTCACGAGGCAATCCCGCAGTTTCTAACTT gcCAAGGAAGTGGAATCCGTGCGTAGTAGGCTCTCATGATCTTTATGAACATCCCCATATCAACGATCTCGCGTACATGCCTGCCACGAAAGATGGACGATTTGGATTCAACCTGCTTGTGGGTGGGTTCTTCAGCGCAAAAAGATGTGATGAGGCAATTCCTCTTGATGCATGGGTTCCAGCTGATGATGTTGTTCCGGTTTGCAAAGCAATACTGGAAGCTTTTAGAGATCTTGGTTTCAGAGGGAACAGACAGAAATGTAGAATGATGTGGTTAATCGATGAACTG GGTGTAGAAGGATTCAGGGCAGAGGTCGAGAAGAGAATGCCACAGCAAGAGCTAGAGAGAGCATCTCCAGAGGACTTGGTTCAGAAACAATGGGAAAGAAGAGATTATCTTGGTGTACATCCACAAAAACAAGAAGGCTACAGCTTTATTGGTCTTCACATTCCAGTGGGTCGTGTTCAAGCAGACGATATGGATGAGCTAGCTCGTTTAGCTGATGAGTATGGTTCAGGAGAGATCCGGCTTACTGTGGAACAAAACATTATTATTCCCAACATTGAGAACTCAAAGATTGAGGCACTGCTCAAAGAGCCTGTTCTGAGCACATTTTCACCTGATCCACCTATTCTCATGAAAGGTTTAGTGGCTTGTACTGGTAACCAGTTTTGTGGACAAGCCATAATCGAGACTAAAGCTCGTTCCCTGATGATAACTGAAGAGGTTCAACGGCAAGTTTCTTTGACACGGCCAGTGAGGATGCACTGGACAGGCTGCCCGAATACGTGTGCACAAGTTCAAGTTGCGGACATTGGATTCATGGGATGCCTGACTAGAGATAAGAATGGAAAGACTGTGGAAGGCGCCGATGTTTTCTTAGGAGGCAGAATAGGGAGTGATTCACATTTGGGAGAAGTATATAAGAAGGCTGTTCCTTGTGATGATTTGGTACCACTTGTTGTGGACTTACTAGTTAACTACTTTGGTGCAGTTCCACGAGAAAGAGAAGAAACAGAAGACTAA